Proteins co-encoded in one Ruegeria sp. HKCCD4315 genomic window:
- a CDS encoding TlpA disulfide reductase family protein yields MRLFRLIPLYMALALGANAALATDAETLAPLRENSLKRLILHKEPKPAKSIEFQLEDDGGVGTLADYEGKYVLLNFWATWCAPCRKEMPQIAELQEEFGGDKFQVLTLATGRNSPAGITKFFEENGIENLPRHQDPSSAAAREFGVIALPITVILDPEGQEIARLIGDAEWNSDSAKAIISTLVEANS; encoded by the coding sequence ATGCGCCTATTTCGTCTGATCCCCCTTTATATGGCCCTTGCGCTGGGTGCAAACGCCGCTTTGGCGACCGATGCGGAAACGCTTGCCCCCCTGCGGGAAAACAGCCTGAAACGCCTGATCCTGCACAAGGAACCGAAACCCGCCAAATCCATCGAATTCCAGTTGGAAGATGATGGCGGTGTCGGTACGCTTGCGGACTACGAGGGCAAGTATGTGCTGCTGAACTTCTGGGCCACATGGTGCGCGCCGTGCCGCAAGGAAATGCCTCAGATCGCGGAGCTTCAGGAAGAGTTCGGAGGCGACAAGTTTCAGGTCCTGACACTGGCCACCGGTCGCAACTCTCCTGCCGGGATCACCAAGTTCTTTGAAGAAAATGGCATCGAAAACCTCCCGCGTCATCAGGACCCAAGCTCGGCTGCTGCACGGGAATTCGGCGTGATCGCGCTGCCCATTACAGTCATCCTGGACCCTGAAGGTCAGGAAATTGCCCGCCTGATTGGCGATGCTGAATGGAATTCGGACAGCGCCAAAGCAATTATTTCGACGCTTGTGGAAGCCAATAGCTGA
- the argH gene encoding argininosuccinate lyase has product MTDQSSNQMWGGRFAAGPDAIMEAINASIGFDQRMAAQDIAGSRAHAAMLAATGVISDSDAEAIREGLLTVLSEIQNGEFQFSTALEDIHMNVEARLKEVIGEPAGRLHTGRSRNDQVATDFKLWVRDQFDAAESGLSALIRALLAQAQAGADWVMPGFTHLQTAQPVTWGHHMMAYVEMFGRDLSRVRDARARMNESPLGAAALAGTSFPIDRHMTAEALGFDRPAANSLDAVSDRDFALEFLSTASICAVHLSRFAEELVIWSSAQFRFVTLSDRFSTGSSIMPQKKNPDAAELIRAKVGRIFGANTALMMVMKGLPLAYSKDMQEDKEQVFDAADNWMLALAAMEGMVKDLTANRDSLAAAAGSGFSTATDLADWLVRVLGLPFRDAHHVTGSLVAMAESKGCDLPDLTLEDMQSVHADITDDVYSVLTVQNSVNSRQSYGGTAPDQVRAQIERWKAMV; this is encoded by the coding sequence ATGACCGATCAATCCTCGAACCAGATGTGGGGCGGCCGCTTTGCCGCCGGTCCAGACGCGATCATGGAGGCAATCAATGCCTCGATCGGGTTCGATCAGCGGATGGCAGCCCAGGACATCGCAGGCTCGCGCGCCCATGCCGCCATGCTGGCTGCCACAGGCGTCATAAGTGATAGTGACGCCGAGGCTATTCGGGAAGGGCTGCTCACCGTTTTGTCAGAAATCCAGAACGGTGAATTTCAGTTTTCGACCGCACTGGAAGACATTCACATGAATGTCGAGGCGCGCCTGAAAGAGGTGATTGGTGAGCCCGCTGGCCGTTTGCACACAGGCCGTTCGCGCAATGACCAGGTGGCGACCGATTTCAAACTTTGGGTACGGGATCAATTTGACGCGGCCGAATCGGGCCTTTCGGCCCTGATCCGCGCGCTTTTGGCGCAGGCCCAGGCCGGGGCCGATTGGGTGATGCCCGGTTTCACGCACCTGCAAACCGCGCAGCCGGTGACATGGGGCCACCATATGATGGCCTATGTCGAGATGTTTGGCCGTGACTTGTCCCGCGTTCGCGACGCCCGTGCGCGCATGAATGAATCTCCGCTGGGTGCTGCGGCACTGGCCGGAACGTCGTTCCCCATTGACCGCCACATGACGGCCGAGGCGCTGGGCTTCGACCGCCCTGCCGCAAACTCGTTGGATGCTGTCAGCGACCGCGACTTTGCCTTGGAGTTCCTTTCGACCGCGTCGATCTGCGCCGTCCACCTGTCTCGTTTTGCCGAGGAGCTTGTGATCTGGTCGTCTGCTCAGTTTCGTTTTGTGACGCTATCCGACCGCTTCTCGACTGGCTCGTCGATCATGCCGCAGAAGAAGAACCCTGACGCGGCCGAGCTGATCCGCGCCAAGGTCGGGCGTATCTTTGGGGCCAACACGGCGCTGATGATGGTAATGAAGGGCCTGCCGCTGGCCTATTCCAAGGACATGCAGGAAGACAAAGAACAGGTCTTTGACGCTGCCGATAACTGGATGCTGGCGCTGGCTGCGATGGAAGGCATGGTGAAGGATTTGACCGCCAACAGGGACAGCCTGGCAGCGGCTGCGGGGTCCGGTTTCTCGACCGCCACCGATCTGGCTGACTGGTTGGTAAGGGTTCTGGGCCTGCCATTCCGAGATGCGCACCATGTAACCGGGTCGCTGGTGGCCATGGCCGAAAGCAAAGGCTGCGATCTGCCTGATCTGACGCTGGAGGATATGCAATCGGTTCACGCAGATATCACCGATGACGTCTATTCTGTTCTTACCGTGCAAAACTCGGTAAACTCGCGCCAGTCTTACGGCGGCACGGCCCCTGATCAGGTGCGTGCCCAGATCGAACGATGGAAGGCGATGGTGTGA
- a CDS encoding argininosuccinate lyase, whose amino-acid sequence MTAVRVVAIVVSGLILAGCGADGEPSQPTAVQPTASATIGVGTSGTYVAGGVGLSRGPLGIYLGF is encoded by the coding sequence ATGACAGCTGTTCGTGTGGTGGCGATCGTGGTATCCGGCCTGATACTGGCCGGATGCGGGGCCGATGGTGAGCCGTCGCAGCCCACAGCAGTTCAACCAACGGCCAGCGCGACGATTGGGGTTGGTACCAGCGGGACCTATGTTGCAGGGGGTGTTGGCCTTAGCCGTGGGCCGTTGGGTATTTATCTGGGGTTCTGA
- the lysA gene encoding diaminopimelate decarboxylase: MDHFLYRDGALFAEDVPVSEIAAAVGTPFYVYSTATLQRHFKLFDDALDGTDHLVCYAMKAASNQAILKTLAQAGAGMDVVSGGEYLRAKAAGVPGDKIVFSGVGKTADEIRTALTGGIRQFNVESEPEMDVINAVALELGVVAPITVRVNPDVDAKTHAKIATGKSENKFGIPIARASEVYAHADNLPGLEVIGIDVHIGSQLTELEPFELAYSKVAELTEQLRAEGHNIRRLDLGGGLGIPYTRSNDAPPLPVEYGALIKKTLGHLDCEIEIEPGRLIAGNAGLMVSKVIYVKSGEGRDFLILDGAMNDLIRPAMYEAHHDIVAVQEPAAGVEQQPYDIVGPVCESGDTFAKQRNMPPLKSGDLIAFRSAGAYGAVMASEYNTRPLIPEVLVNGDQFAVIRERPSFDEIINRDTIPSWL, from the coding sequence ATGGATCATTTTCTCTACCGCGACGGCGCGCTTTTCGCCGAGGATGTCCCTGTTTCCGAAATCGCTGCAGCGGTCGGAACCCCTTTTTACGTCTATTCGACGGCGACACTACAGCGGCACTTCAAGCTGTTTGATGACGCGCTGGACGGCACTGATCATCTGGTCTGCTACGCGATGAAAGCGGCCAGCAACCAGGCCATTTTGAAGACCCTGGCGCAAGCCGGTGCAGGTATGGATGTGGTCTCGGGCGGGGAGTATTTGCGCGCCAAAGCCGCAGGCGTTCCAGGCGACAAGATCGTCTTTTCGGGTGTTGGCAAAACGGCCGACGAGATTCGCACCGCGCTGACAGGTGGAATCCGCCAGTTCAACGTCGAATCCGAGCCAGAGATGGACGTGATCAACGCGGTCGCACTAGAGCTGGGCGTTGTTGCGCCGATCACTGTTCGGGTGAACCCTGACGTGGATGCCAAGACCCACGCCAAGATCGCGACCGGCAAGTCCGAGAACAAGTTTGGCATTCCGATTGCACGCGCGTCCGAGGTTTATGCACATGCTGACAACTTGCCGGGGCTGGAGGTGATCGGCATCGACGTCCATATCGGCTCGCAATTGACCGAACTTGAGCCGTTCGAGTTGGCCTATTCCAAGGTTGCTGAACTGACCGAACAGTTGCGCGCTGAAGGTCACAACATCCGCCGCCTCGATCTTGGGGGCGGGTTGGGCATCCCCTATACCCGCTCGAATGACGCGCCGCCGTTGCCGGTGGAATATGGCGCCCTGATCAAGAAGACACTCGGACATCTAGATTGTGAGATCGAGATAGAACCGGGCCGCCTGATCGCGGGCAATGCCGGGTTGATGGTCAGCAAGGTGATTTACGTGAAGTCTGGCGAAGGTCGGGATTTCCTGATCCTGGACGGGGCCATGAACGATCTGATCCGCCCGGCGATGTACGAGGCGCATCACGACATCGTTGCGGTACAGGAACCGGCGGCCGGGGTTGAACAGCAACCCTATGACATCGTGGGCCCCGTGTGCGAATCGGGGGATACCTTTGCCAAGCAGCGCAATATGCCGCCTTTGAAATCAGGGGATCTGATCGCCTTCCGCAGCGCAGGCGCTTATGGAGCGGTTATGGCCAGCGAATACAACACCCGCCCCCTGATCCCCGAAGTTTTGGTCAATGGTGATCAATTTGCAGTCATTCGTGAACGGCCAAGCTTTGACGAAATCATAAACCGCGATACCATACCTTCGTGGCTCTGA